CTGAGTAGGGAAATGCACTGAACATCACTCTTGggaatattgaaaaaaaaaatccaagggaGGCTGGATCCATTCTTCCTCATCTGGATTCTGCAAAGCATTGCCCACGCAACCATCACCTGcagaacatgagccagcagcacGTCCCATGTCTCAGAGCAGTCCAGCAATTGAGTTCTTGATCGGCTCTTTGGAGAGCAGCCACGTCCCCAGGCTCAGACCCCCAACCCAGCAAACCCACCCGTACCTCGCTCCTCAGCTGGCAGATAAAGCCTCAATCACACCAGCAACAGCATTTTCACCATTggagcaaagaaaacaagcccCAGAACCTCTGTCCCACCCAGCCTGCATGCTTTCTTGCCTTAAATCTACCTGTTAAACCCAGGAGCCAACAGAGGGTTCACAGAAATTAATGGCAAAAACCGTCCCGAGGTGGCAGACAAGTAAAAGCTGCTTGTGGGAAAGACGTGCGAAATCCTACTGCCGTTAAAGAGTGAGGGAAATAACATGACACGTTTTAGTATGTTAGATGTTGggtgtttattttcagatgtgcAAAATGCCCCTACCACTCAGGAAATGTGGTGTGTCTGCAGCGGAAGTGAACAGAATAACATTAATAATTTCTCTGAGACAATTAATTAGACTCTTTTCCAAGGATAAAGCTTAATCTAATTTCTTCTGTTATACTTTGTCTTCATAGAAGTCTGAAGAAATGAATGAGCTTTATACCACCCTCACATGACAAAAACCTTGAGCTCTCTTGGCAAAAATGAGGGACTAAGCAAAACTGCCAGCACTTGTGATTTTCATGTCAGACCTGCAAAGTTCCCTTTTATTCTTGAAGTCCCTCCCTCTTATCCCAGTTTTggcttttattctgtttttaacaaCCAAGTTTTGAGCCTTTGTCCTTTTGCAGAGCAAAGTTTAAAATATGAACTGCAGAGACTCAAACCCCCAGCTGCAAATAAACAGAGTGAAGATGGTTTTTTTTAGGAGATCTCATGATCTTTGAACAGTTGATGTTGGCAATACTGAGCACGCTGCAGAAATGAGGGCCTGCCACAGAATGCACTCCGATAGCAATCCACAGGTCCTGAGGCCATTACAAAaattagaaagagaaaacatttattagGTCTAGATAGAAAAAGTAATCCAGATTTATAGCTGATTTTATCTAGCTCTCTAAAGAGCTTGGCTCTGGAGTTTGGCCCGTCTGTGAGCAGGTCAGGCTCAGTCCTTCTTGCTCTGCTTTAAGCAAAGAGAACTTGCTGTTTTTTCATAAACCAAagtatcttcattttctgtgtgttttataGGCTGCGGTGTTCAAACATCACCAGGACTTGTTTCACCGCAGTACAAATCCCTCCAAACGCTCCTTAGCCACGAGAGATGACTATCACAACAGGGTGCTCACCCTCAATGTGTTGACGCCTTGATGCTTTAATTCAGGGCAAAAGCTACAAGTCAGGTTCTCAAAGCAATACTCACACCGAGCAATTTGTGTAGGCGGCAAAAAGTTCCTTCTCACCTTCGGGAACACGAAATCCTTACATATTTCCACGACACTCATAACGTGCTCTCCACCCGTATTCCCTATCTGCTCCTCTGTCTCAATGAAAAAACTGTCCCAGAGTTTCCTGCCCTTAAAAGTTTTATGTCACACCAATGAGTAACGGTGCTGAGCCTCTGTAAACACCTGACACAGCAGAGTTACCCTTCAGGAAAACTCAACCTCAAAAATgagacagcaaaaaaacccaacctgctCAGTTTTGCCTTTTGCCCGCGCTGTTGCGGAAGCTTTGAAGGTGATGAACAGCGTTTTcgctgggctggaggaggagggaagccgTCATGGGACTGGGCTGACTCACCAGCATCTGACCCAACGCGTCCAGAGGATCCTGCACCTCTCCAGAAGCCTCTGGAAGGAACATGTGGCACCGGGCAGAGTGTGGACCATGGCACCCAGTCCAGCCCAGTGAGCACCTGCccgctgcagctctgcaccacCCCTCCATCACCGCACACCGTCCTGCCAGAGCTGGGGGGGTACACGGGGGCCAAACCCCCTCACCCGGGAGTGAGGGCCAGTGATGGGGGCCTCAGGCTGGAGTgatgatttggggaaaaattccCTCTGGAAAATCATCATCAGCCTCTGCTGTGGTTTGCAAGCGAGGAAAAGACTGGATCTCCCCTCCTGCTTCATCCCGCCAGGACTTTACTGCGAACCAGGAAAGTTTGGACATAAGGAGCATTTCTGGCAATTGTGCCCTTGGAGCAAGAAtcttactaaatatttttaaacacttcccAGCAGAAGGTGGGTGTagagagaaagcagagcacTGCAGGGATGCTAATTGCTCTTTTTTGAGCCTTTCCTCTGTAATCTTGAAATTTTAAACttgaacagctttttttcccatccCCTTTTGCTGTTCCTTTGCTACATCCATCTGCGAAGCTGGCTGCTCAGCAGCTAGGGCTGACAAACCACTTTTTGGGCAGGGCTTGCTGTGATGCTATGGGATTCCTAAAGAACCATAAGAAAACATCCACGCAGCCGTGCTTCATGCTGAGAATGCCAAAACTCGGATCTTCCAGcaaacagagggaaaaacatttcaagttAATATACGTGGGAATACAGCACACAGCCTCTCCAGGGGGCTGAGAAACCGCCCGGAGACAcatcccagggctgggggcaagATGAAATGCTGTGTAATCGAGGTCTGGTCTGAGGTCTGTGCTGGAGAAAGGCTTGCTGGGAGGAAATCCCCGACCtcgaggaggaagaggaggaggagacgaCTCACTGAGTCACCCCTGTCCCGTGATCGGTGAGCTAAGCTAACAGAAGGCTCGTGAAAGCCttgttttccttatgttttGTAAAAGGGCATGATGTCATGACCAGAAAGCTGAGTGTGACTCAGCATGTCCCACTAGGAGAAGGGAAATTCCCTCTGGCTTTTGGCCCCTTCCATAATTGCCAATTGGATTAAAGTTCACACAGAGGAAAACTtagatttctggttttaatttggtGCATTGCCTGATAATTATAAATAGATCAATTAATCTGGAGACACAACTGGCTTCAAAAGACCCAGCAACTTGAGGACAACCCACTGTGCCTCAAACACCCAGGTAGTGATGGAGAGGGGAGTAAGGAATCGGTCCTGTCTGGGATGGCAGCAACTTGGTACCTAAGGAATTAATCTGCTGGGGCTGGGTCTCAAAATACAAGTCTCTGGCTCTATAAATGAGACCAAAAGTTGCTGTCAGGGTCCTCAGAAACAGGACACGAGATGGATGTGCTGGAGGTGCCGCTTGGCAAGGCAGAGACAACACTGGCAGGGTGTCCTTGTTCTGCATGCCCTGCTACCGCTGGTCCCTCTTCTGATTttaggcagggaaaaaaaataccccaatgATGTCAAGCCAGCAACtttcactgacattttcattttcaaaaataaggaTACACACGGCAAAGAGGCAAAAGGGAAGGTGAGTGCAATACGCCTTTGCTGCACCCAAACCTTTTGGTATCTCGTGCTGTAAAACCTGGTGAATCATTCCCTGTGCAGCATCATTAATGCTTAAACCTGAATCTGCTTATGTTTAAAGTTTAACTCATCACTTCGTGGTGGAGCATTGACCATGTCATACCTAGATATTGAAATTCCTAGAAAAGTTTTAAGTTAAAAAGGGCAACACTTTTCACAGGATTTCAAAATCGCCACACGTATGCCAAAAATTTATCTATATGGAAGGCCAAGTGTTTTAACATATATACTTCAGGTCAAGAAATAAACTGTCTCCCCATGATGGAAATTAAAACATATCCTTCTCTTGATTGCAGGAGATGGTAAATCATGACAAGAGTTTCTCCTTAGTTTTTATTATCTTAAACCAAGAAATATGTCACTAAGAGTCAGACTGGTCAGGCCCTTGGGTGAAAGGAAATTAACACCAATGAGGAACCTAATAATCATTGATCCGTCTTCATTCAGTCACACTTGGACGGCACAGGCGATGCGTTCTGCCAGCTGCACTCTCCTGCGGCCAGATTAAGAGGCCCGTCGACTGTATCTGATCTGCAGAAAAATACCGCTGCCAACAACTTGGGAAGCCCAGAACATCCTCCTTAACGTCAGTTGTGTTTATACTAGTACCTTTATTTTTAGCCCCCCCTTTCCGAAACACTGGGGTCAGGGAAGAGCATTAGCTGAAGGGTCGCGTATTCCTGCCACGCCGAGCATGCGAACCCCTCCGATGGGTACTGCCACCCTggcgggagcggggcaggcGCACGGCTCCCCACCTCCATCCTGCTGCCTGGGGTTGGCTTTGCTCGCCCCGACGCAGAAGACGGAGGAGGAGCAGGACCGGGACGGTGGCCCGATGCGGGGCACGGGGACGAACGGGACCCCGGCCCGCAGAGCGGACCCGCGGGGGGCGGAGCCTGGCCCCCAGGAGGCGGGGCCTAGAAGCCTGGGGCGGAGCCTGGAACAGCGGTGTTACACAGGGCCTGGCACTCGGGGGCGGGGCGAGCGGGGGCGAGCGCGTTGCCGGGCGGGCGGCCCCGCCCCGGCGCTATAAGGTGGCGGCGCACAGCCCCGCTGTCGTCCCGCCCTCCCGCCGGCAATTCCTGCTGCGCCACAGCCATGGCGGCGCTGACGGTGAAAGCCTACCTGCTGGGCAAGGAGGAGGCGGCCCGCGAGATCCGCCGCTTCTCCCTGCTGCCGCCCGCCCGCTACCAGGCCATCTACGACCGCATCGCCGAGCTCTTCCAGGGGCtgctgcgggccgggccgccgccCGCCTTCCGCATGCACTACAAGGGTGAGCGGGGACGGCGGCCGTGGGGGTGGGAAGGCCTCGGGGCACGGGGCTGCGCAGCggccgggggggtccctgctGCCCCTCAGGGTCCCGGCCATGGGCCGCGTCCCGTGACACCTGACCGGGCACCTAATCCTGTGTGTTACCCTTCCTAGATGAAGATGGGGACCTGATCGCTTTTTCTACTGACGAGGAGCTGGAGATGGCAATGCCCTACGTGCAGGACGGTGTCTTTCGTGTTTACATCAAAGGTAACACCATGCCGCGCCAAAGGGCGGTAGCAGGTCACCGGCTTAGCACTGTGTGCTCGCTGGCAGGCCTCTGAAAATGGGAGAAGCCAGCCCTGGCCTTTCCCCTTGTCCTCAAGGGCCTGGTGTAACCTGCagcctttgggggggggggaagttaaATAAAGGGCAGGGTAGTACACCAGGAGATGAATCCTCCCTGCTGAGGTGTGGTAAAGCGATCACAAGTTTCCTCTTAGCCCTGTCATCTCAGCTGGCCCAGTGTGAGCCACTGTTGACGTGCTGGCTCCCTGGAAATGCCAGTCTGGCACCAGTATCTCTAATATTCACAACAATGTGTTAGGAAGCCTTAACTCCAGCTTATTCTTCAGTGCCATGATTTCTTCCTAGTCCCTTCTGTTCACGTAGATACCTGCAAAGCTTTATCTGCAGTCCATCTAATGAGTCACACAAGCCAGCGCTGTTGTCCCTGCTCTCATCTGTTATGCCTCCTGGCATTTCTTCCTAACTCCCTCTCCAGAAACAGTTTGTTCTTGCAGTGCTTAGGGAGGTAGGACGAGAAGCCAAACAGGGTAGCGCAGTACTAATCTAAAATAAACATGCCAAGAGACCATTCAGGATAAGGTGTGCTTGGTTTGAGGAGCGGGTATCTTTGCGAAGCCCCTTTGCACTTGGTTTAAGGTCTCTTACATGCCCCCTGCTTGTGTTTGGCAGCCAGTGTAAAAATAAACTGACCTAGTAAGTCAATACTGCTCTGACAAGGGCTGTTTGTGCTTCCTTCTCCACTGCCTCATTTCCAGCCTTTAAATAGTAACCTCGTTCTTGATGCAGTTTCCTTTCCTTAATAGAGAAAAAGGAGTGCAGGCGGGAACATCGCTCGCAGTGCAGCCAGGAGCCTCCCCGCAACATGGTGCACCCCAATGTGATCTGTGATGGCTGTGAAGGACCGGTAGTGGGTGCCAGGTTCAAGTGCACTGTCTGTCCAGACTATGACCTGTGCAGCACCTGTGAGGGTAAAGGCATCCACAAGGAGCACAACATGGTGATGTTTCAAAGTCCACTGCTAAATCCATTTGAGGTGAGCAAAACCTACAGAAGGGAACTAATGAATGGGGTATTCCTCAAATTTAAGTCATAAGTTTCTGTTAGTCAAAAACTGTGTGAACAGTCTCACGTGAACTCACATTACCCTTTACAGTGGCTTCCCCGAGGACGCTGGCTCCGTAAAATGCGGCATGGTGTTCCACCCTTCCCGTGGATGCACTGCTGGGGATATCCTggccctgcagctccctgccaaAACTCCGAACAAGCGCAAGCTAGTGCTGCAGCCTCCAGTCCACCCACTGCAGAAGGTGAGAGGAGATGCTCTGGTAAACAAGGTGGTGGTGGAGCCAGAGTAGCTGAGGTTCTGCAGCACAGGGTGGAATCTGGGTGGAAAAATAGACATAGGACTACTTAAAATAATTAGCACCTTTCAGTGCAGAGTGGGATTATTTGAAGGCATGCTTGGGCCCATGTAATAGATGAGGATGCAGGGAGAGTATCTGGAACCAAACAAAGCTAAGTATGTCACTACTCCAGATCTGCCTTTCAGCATGGCTAATGAGCCTTAACAATGCTAATGCCACTGGTTTTCAGTTCCAGAGCTagctctgaggttttttttatctctgtgcTGCCTTTGTTGTGCAGTGTGAGTGTCAAGAAATGAGCACTGAGATCTCATGGGGATACATACACTCTGTAGGTGCTCTTTCCCACTGAGCTGTGTGTGCtaacagaaattgtttttctagAAGCTTCTACTAACAGCCAGCCTCAGGACCCCAACGTCACCTTCTTAAAGAATGTTGGGGAGAGTGTTGCAGCTTTTCTGAGCCCCCTGGGTAAGTGACTTAGAGTTTGTTATCCCAATCCCTGAGACTGGCTTAAAGGTCCTTTTAACAGGAGCTTTTGTGACTGGTACTGAACTACTGCATGCTACTAAGCCTTGAAGGCTTAATTTATTCCTGGTACTAATAATGCCTATTCCTGGTACTAATAATGCCTAGGCTTAGAATAGCCACTCAGTACCTTTTCAGAGCCCTCCTTTGGAAGGAGATGAGGAAATATTAACATCTCACCACTGTAACACTAAGTCAGTGGTGACTCAGGATTTTGCCTGGCTTATGCGGACATAGATAACTTCTGCCTTGATCCTCTAAATGTATGGCTTGTCTGTCCAGAGGAAGACAACTGGTGCTTTGTTTAAAGAATGCTTTGCACTTCAATTCCTACATGTTAAATGGCAGACTACAGGATTACAGAAACCTTACAGCATTTAGACCAGGACTGATGCATACTCATTTAGGACTGTGCTTTGGAAAAATCTCTGTAAGACTTTCTCCATCTCAAATGTTTTTGTAGGTATTGAAGTTGATATTGATGTGGAACATGGAGGACAGAGAAGCAAAGTGACTCCTTCTCCCAATCAAGAGAACAACAATACTGAGTCAAGCAGCAGTACTCTGAACCAGAACGTGCAGACCAAACCAGACTGGAATAACACAGGTTCTGCTACAGAAGTAAATGCTGTTGCAGAGCAGATACAAGACATGGTGATAGACCCTGTGCCCACACAAATGGAA
This DNA window, taken from Grus americana isolate bGruAme1 chromosome 14, bGruAme1.mat, whole genome shotgun sequence, encodes the following:
- the SQSTM1 gene encoding sequestosome-1 isoform X2: MAALTVKAYLLGKEEAAREIRRFSLLPPARYQAIYDRIAELFQGLLRAGPPPAFRMHYKDEDGDLIAFSTDEELEMAMPYVQDGVFRVYIKEKKECRREHRSQCSQEPPRNMVHPNVICDGCEGPVVGARFKCTVCPDYDLCSTCEGKGIHKEHNMVMFQSPLLNPFEWLPRGRWLRKMRHGVPPFPWMHCWGYPGPAAPCQNSEQAQASAAASSPPTAEASTNSQPQDPNVTFLKNVGESVAAFLSPLGIEVDIDVEHGGQRSKVTPSPNQENNNTESSSSTLNQNVQTKPDWNNTGSATEVNAVAEQIQDMVIDPVPTQMEDGSFQSQEHSESSSSSGGDEDWTHLSSKEVDPSTGELQSLQMPETESPNSLDVSQDPPQPGPTGLREAALYPHLPPEADPRLIESLSQMLSMGFSDEGGWLTRLLQTKNCDIGAALDAIQYSKQPPHLL
- the SQSTM1 gene encoding sequestosome-1 isoform X3, translated to MAALTVKAYLLGKEEAAREIRRFSLLPPARYQAIYDRIAELFQGLLRAGPPPAFRMHYKDEDGDLIAFSTDEELEMAMPYVQDGVFRVYIKEKKECRREHRSQCSQEPPRNMVHPNVICDGCEGPVVGARFKCTVCPDYDLCSTCEGKGIHKEHNMVMFQSPLLNPFEWLPRGRWLRKMRHGVPPFPWMHCWGYPGPAAPCQNSEQAQASAAASSPPTAEGIEVDIDVEHGGQRSKVTPSPNQENNNTESSSSTLNQNVQTKPDWNNTGSATEVNAVAEQIQDMVIDPVPTQMEDGSFQSQEHSESSSSSGGDEDWTHLSSKEVDPSTGELQSLQMPETESPNSLDVSQDPPQPGPTGLREAALYPHLPPEADPRLIESLSQMLSMGFSDEGGWLTRLLQTKNCDIGAALDAIQYSKQPPHLL
- the SQSTM1 gene encoding sequestosome-1 isoform X1; translated protein: MAALTVKAYLLGKEEAAREIRRFSLLPPARYQAIYDRIAELFQGLLRAGPPPAFRMHYKDEDGDLIAFSTDEELEMAMPYVQDGVFRVYIKEKKECRREHRSQCSQEPPRNMVHPNVICDGCEGPVVGARFKCTVCPDYDLCSTCEGKGIHKEHNMVMFQSPLLNPFEWLPRGRWLRKMRHGVPPFPWMHCWGYPGPAAPCQNSEQAQASAAASSPPTAEEASTNSQPQDPNVTFLKNVGESVAAFLSPLGIEVDIDVEHGGQRSKVTPSPNQENNNTESSSSTLNQNVQTKPDWNNTGSATEVNAVAEQIQDMVIDPVPTQMEDGSFQSQEHSESSSSSGGDEDWTHLSSKEVDPSTGELQSLQMPETESPNSLDVSQDPPQPGPTGLREAALYPHLPPEADPRLIESLSQMLSMGFSDEGGWLTRLLQTKNCDIGAALDAIQYSKQPPHLL